The proteins below come from a single Dermacentor albipictus isolate Rhodes 1998 colony chromosome 7, USDA_Dalb.pri_finalv2, whole genome shotgun sequence genomic window:
- the LOC139047573 gene encoding BTB/POZ domain-containing protein 9-like isoform X1 translates to MGHNMRSCCIISGRAKWWRVRYLFMTFGGRQTPLSVTSAGNGDHVIPSFRLFLSPFLSFPSLPYRYVYTGRSAINNIEDAIYTRDAAEKYRFLDLANTCTEYIESHLEADDVCTVVDYSLVTYGAVKDDVVEDVILDNAESVLSSAAFTISTEQTVNFVLDRVQGVPTKVVIKAVLRWAGAQCGPDVANWEYSGTVAAAVRKFLPKLKFLALSVRQMTKFIAADATWDILSPDEACAILCEIIEPGRASPLPEWLNLERDIFARPKSTSREPPPPH, encoded by the exons ATGGGCCATAATATGCGATCTTGCTGCATAATCTCAGGGCGAGCAAAATGGTGGCGAGTGCGATATCTCTTCATGACGTTCGGCGGAAGACAAACGCCTCTGAGTGTGACTTCTGCAGGAAATGGCGACCACGTGATCCCGTCCTTTCGTCTGTTTCTCAGCCCCTTTCTTTCATTCCCTTCACTTCCTTACAGGTACGTATACACGGGACGGTCCGCTATCAACAACATCGAAGATGCCATCTACACAAGAGACGCGGCTGAGAAGTACCGCTTCCTAGATCTCGCCAACACCTGCACCGAATATATTGAAAGTCACCTCGAAGCAGACGACGTGTGCACGGTGGTCGACTACTCGTTGGTGACTTACGGTGCAGTCAAAGACGACGTGGTGGAAGACGTGATCTTGGACAACGCTGAATCCGTGCTGTCGTCTGCTGCCTTCACGATCTCCACGGAGCAGACGGTGAACTTCGTTTTGGACAGG GTGCAGGGCGTTCCCACCAAGGTGGTCATCAAGGCCGTGCTCCGTTGGGCAGGCGCGCAGTGCGGTCCCGACGTCGCCAACTGGGAGTACAGCGGGACAGTCGCCGCCGCTGTGAGGAAGTTCCTGCCCAAGCTCAAGTTCCTGGCGCTCAGCGTGCGGCAGATGACGAAATTCATCGCGGCCGACGCCACGTGGGACATTCTCTCACCGGACGAGGCGTGCGCCATCTTGTGCGAGATCATCGAACCCGGGAGGGCGTCGCCGCTGCCGGAGTGGCTGAACCTTGAGCGTGACATTTTCGCCAGGCCCAAATCGACTTCGCGGGAACCCCCCCCTCCGCATTAG
- the LOC139047573 gene encoding BTB/POZ domain-containing protein 6-like isoform X2, with translation MRSDVFGAMFEGPLRERDTVLIRDLHPDGFRGLLKYVYTGRSAINNIEDAIYTRDAAEKYRFLDLANTCTEYIESHLEADDVCTVVDYSLVTYGAVKDDVVEDVILDNAESVLSSAAFTISTEQTVNFVLDRVQGVPTKVVIKAVLRWAGAQCGPDVANWEYSGTVAAAVRKFLPKLKFLALSVRQMTKFIAADATWDILSPDEACAILCEIIEPGRASPLPEWLNLERDIFARPKSTSREPPPPH, from the exons ATGCGCAGTGACGTATTTGGCGCCATGTTTGAAGGACCGCTCCGCGAACGGGACACCGTCCTCATCAGGGACCTGCACCCCGATGGCTTCCGTGGGCTTCTCAA GTACGTATACACGGGACGGTCCGCTATCAACAACATCGAAGATGCCATCTACACAAGAGACGCGGCTGAGAAGTACCGCTTCCTAGATCTCGCCAACACCTGCACCGAATATATTGAAAGTCACCTCGAAGCAGACGACGTGTGCACGGTGGTCGACTACTCGTTGGTGACTTACGGTGCAGTCAAAGACGACGTGGTGGAAGACGTGATCTTGGACAACGCTGAATCCGTGCTGTCGTCTGCTGCCTTCACGATCTCCACGGAGCAGACGGTGAACTTCGTTTTGGACAGG GTGCAGGGCGTTCCCACCAAGGTGGTCATCAAGGCCGTGCTCCGTTGGGCAGGCGCGCAGTGCGGTCCCGACGTCGCCAACTGGGAGTACAGCGGGACAGTCGCCGCCGCTGTGAGGAAGTTCCTGCCCAAGCTCAAGTTCCTGGCGCTCAGCGTGCGGCAGATGACGAAATTCATCGCGGCCGACGCCACGTGGGACATTCTCTCACCGGACGAGGCGTGCGCCATCTTGTGCGAGATCATCGAACCCGGGAGGGCGTCGCCGCTGCCGGAGTGGCTGAACCTTGAGCGTGACATTTTCGCCAGGCCCAAATCGACTTCGCGGGAACCCCCCCCTCCGCATTAG